The following proteins come from a genomic window of Penaeus monodon isolate SGIC_2016 chromosome 22, NSTDA_Pmon_1, whole genome shotgun sequence:
- the LOC119587547 gene encoding ATP-dependent RNA helicase A-like, whose product FQNLLSLAAVAFAAPQGYNLGAPSGGGLSHGESINGGTXXXXXXXXXXXXXXXXXXXXGPVGGCQDGQILHVDGSCVTPVITRKVYIYDAPEVPKGPGGPPPSVPPPKVEHNILFVRVPEAAPPPEPIIVPPARQENIVYVLNKQEEQSQQVIEVTPHPASDPEIYFVNYQEGENPTLPLGVDLETALSVASAAGGDVIGGVGAGVGAGVGVGAGGLGDGVGAGGIGGGFGGNGGAGAGGNGGFGGVGVGGNGGFGGGFGGVNGGSGGFGANGGSPSNLYTTP is encoded by the coding sequence TTTCAGAATTTGCTTTCCTTAGCAGCTGTGGCTTTTGCAGCGCCTCAGGGCTACAATCTGGGTGCACCTTCTGGAGGTGGACTCTCACATGGAGAATCTATAAATGGTGGAACNNNNNNNNNNNNNNNNNNNNNNNNNNNNNNNNNNNNNNNNNNNNNNNNNNNNNNNNNNNNTGGCCCTGTAGGTGGTTGTCAGGATGGACAAATTCTGCACGTGGATGGATCTTGTGTGACTCCCGTCATCACCAGAAAAGTGTACATATATGATGCTCCTGAAGTACCCAAGGGCCCAGGCGGTCCTCCTCCGAGTGTGCCACCACCCAAGGTAGAACACAATATCCTGTTCGTACGCGTTCCTGAGGCTGCTCCACCACCTGAACCCATCATTGTTCCTCCAGCAAGGCAAGAAAACATTGTCTATGTTCTGAATAAGCAGGAAGAGCAAAGTCAACAAGTGATCGAGGTTACGCCTCATCCAGCTTCCGACCCAGAAATCTATTTCGTGAACTACCAAGAAGGAGAAAACCCAACCCTTCCTCTTGGAGTAGATCTTGAGACTGCTCTCAGCGTTGCCAGTGCAGCTGGTGGTGACGTCATCGGAGGTGTCGGAGCGGGTGTCGGAGcgggtgttggggttggtgctGGAGGATTAGGCGACGGTGTTGGAGCCGGAGGTATTGGAGGCGGCTTTGGAGGCAATGGAGGAGCCGGTGCCGGAGGAAATGGAGGCTTTGGAGGAGTTGGagtaggaggaaatggaggatttGGAGGTGGCTTTGGAGGAGTGAATGGAGGAAGTGGCGGCTTTGGCGCTAATGGCGGCAGTCCGTCAAACCTGTACACAACCCCTTAA
- the LOC119587318 gene encoding glycine-rich protein 5-like, with protein sequence MTDREKISVTFAAPQGYNLGAPSGGGLSHGGSTHGGVGGIGGGGAGGIGSGGVDGIGSGVGGPVGGCQDGQILHVDGSCVTPVITRKVYLYDAPEVPKGPGGPPPSVPPPKVEHNILFVRVPEAAPPPEPIIVPPARQENIVYVLNKQDEQSQQVIEVTPHPASDPEIYFVNYQDGENPTLPLGVDLETALSVASAAGGDVIGGVGAGVGVGVGGLGDGAGAGGIGGGLGGSGGAGAGGNGGFGGVGVGGNGGFGGGFGGVNGGSGGFGANGGSPSNLYTTP encoded by the exons ATGACTGATAGGGAGAAGATAT CTGTAACCTTCGCAGCGCCTCAGGGCTACAATCTGGGTGCACCTTCTGGAGGTGGACTCTCACATGGAGGATCTACACATGGCGGTGTAGGTGGTATTGGGGGTGGTGGAGCAGGTGGAATCGGAAGTGGTGGAGTAGACGGTATTGGTAGTGGAGTTGGTGGGCCTGTTGGTGGTTGTCAGGATGGACAAATTCTTCACGTGGATGGATCTTGTGTAACTCCTGTTATCACGAGAAAAGTATATCTATACGACGCTCCTGAAGTACCAAAGGGCCCAGGCGGTCCTCCTCCGAGTGTGCCACCACCCAAGGTAGAACACAACATCCTATTCGTACGCGTTCCTGAGGCTGCTCCACCACCTGAACCCATCATTGTTCCTCCAGCAAGGCAAGAAAACATTGTCTATGTTCTGAATAAGCAGGACGAGCAAAGTCAACAAGTGATCGAGGTTACGCCTCATCCGGCTTCCGACCCAGAAATCTATTTCGTGAACTACCAAGACGGAGAAAACCCAACCCTTCCTCTTGGAGTAGATCTTGAGACTGCTCTCAGCGTTGCCAGTGCAGCTGGTGGTGACGTCATCGGAGGTGTCGGAGcgggtgttggggttggtgtcgGAGGATTAGGCGACGGTGCTGGAGCCGGAGGTATTGGAGGCGGCCTTGGAGGCAGTGGAGGAGCCGGTGCCGGAGGAAATGGAGGCTTTGGAGGAGTTGGagtaggaggaaatggaggatttGGAGGTGGCTTTGGAGGAGTGAATGGAGGAAGTGGCGGCTTCGGCGCTAATGGCGGCAGTCCGTCAAACCTGTACACAACCCCTTAA
- the LOC119587319 gene encoding pupal cuticle protein 36-like: MKFLIYLYFTRIIFPQIFIAVTAAVSAAPQDYSHPTPSGDGFSHGGFADGGLAGVGSSGTGGFGDDGVGGPVGGCLDGQILHVDGSCVTPVITRKVYLYDAPEVPKGPGGPPPSVPPPKVEHNILFVRVPEAAPPPEPIIVPPARQENIVYVLNKQDEQSQQVIEVTPHPASDPEIYFVNYQEGENPTLPLGVDLETALSVASAAGGDVIGGVGAGVGVGAGGLGDGGGAGGIGGGFGGTGAAGAGGFGGAGVGGTGGFGGIGVGGNGGFGGAVAGGNGGFGGGIEGVDGGNVGFGANGGSPSNLYTSP; the protein is encoded by the exons atgaAGTTTCTG atatatttgtatttcaCTAGAATTATATTCCCCCAGATTTTCATTGCCGTGACCGCCGCAGTTTCGGCTGCGCCACAGGATTACAGCCACCCTACTCCATCTGGAGATGGATTTTCACACGGAGGATTTGCAGACGGTGGTTTAGCTGGAGTCGGAAGTAGTGGTACAGGAGGATTTGGAGACGATGGAGTTGGTGGCCCTGTAGGTGGTTGTCTGGATGGCCAAATCCTACATGTCGATGGATCATGCGTAACTCCTGTTATCACGAGAAAAGTATATCTATACGACGCTCCTGAAGTACCAAAGGGCCCAGGCGGTCCTCCTCCGAGTGTGCCACCACCCAAGGTTGAACATAACATCCTGTTCGTACGTGTTCCTGAGGCTGCTCCACCACCTGAACCCATCATTGTTCCTCCAGCAAGGCAAGAAAACATTGTCTATGTTCTGAATAAGCAGGACGAGCAAAGTCAACAAGTGATCGAGGTTACGCCTCATCCAGCTTCCGACCCAGAAATCTATTTCGTGAACTACCAAGAAGGAGAAAACCCAACCCTTCCTCTTGGAGTAGATCTTGAGACTGCTCTCAGCGTTGCCAGTGCAGCTGGTGGTGACGTCATCGGAGGTGTCGGAGcgggtgttggggttggtgcCGGAGGATTAGGCGACGGTGGTGGAGCCGGAGGTATTGGAGGCGGCTTTGGAGGCACTGGAGCAGCCGGTGCCGGAGGATTTGGAGGAGCTGGAGTAGGAGGAACTGGAGGTTTTGGAGGAATTGGagtaggaggaaatggaggattcGGAGGAGCTGTGGCAGGAGGTAATGGAGGATTCGGAGGTGGTATTGAAGGTGTGGATGGAGGAAATGTCGGTTTCGGCGCAAATGGTGGCAGTCCGTCAAACCTATACACCAGCCCTTAA
- the LOC119587320 gene encoding pupal cuticle protein 36-like: MSRVVLVGSGHRMSGHIKEEARLERSSINMKILAIVLLIPAALGKPQEYSLPSASGNGFSSGGGGFTSGPEIQGGNGFTSGVVGASSHESSSGAGYNGGSGGPSGACRDGEILHVDGSCVVPKVRRTIYVFTAPEVPRQPVGPPPSVPPPRVEENIVFVRVPEAGPAPDPIILPPPRQEQIVFVLNKNDGGGGQRVIEVTAPPPSDPEVYFVNYEEGENPTLPIGVDLETALSAAANGGGQAIGGAGDFGGDGGFGGSGVNGFGGDGGFGDIGAGSLEGDEGFVGSVENGFGGDLGFGGSGSGSFGGDGGVSGTGVGAISGLIDLRRVNRGIGGRTGGISNTGGVEESGREELYSGS; this comes from the exons ATGTCAAGAGTGGTTTTGGTTGGGTCAGGCCATCGCATGAGTGGACATATAAAAGAGGAGGCCCGTCTTGAACGTTCATCAATCAACATGAAGATCTTA GCAATTGTCCTATTGATACCTGCAGCCTTAGGAAAGCCGCAGGAATACAGTCTCCCATCGGCTTCAGGGAATGGGTTCTCCTCTGGTGGCGGCGGTTTTACCAGTGGCCCCGAAATACAGGGAGGAAACGGTTTCACTAGTGGTGTTGTTGGCGCATCTTCACATGAATCTTCATCCGGTGCTGGCTATAATGGGGGTTCTGGAGGTCCTTCCGGTGCCTGTCGTGATGGAGAGATCCTGCATGTAGACGGATCTTGCGTTGTTCCTAAAGTAAGAAGAACCATCTATGTATTCACCGCTCCTGAAGTGCCTCGGCAACCAGTCGGTCCGCCACCAAGCGTGCCACCACCGAGAGTGGAAGAAAATATCGTGTTCGTTCGTGTTCCGGAAGCAGGACCAGCACCCGATCCCATCATCCTTCCTCCACCCCGCCAAGAGCAGATCGTGTTCGTCCTGAACAAGAACGATGGAGGAGGAGGCCAACGAGTGATCGAGGTCACTGCTCCTCCACCTTCTGATCCTGAAGTTTACTTCGTCAActacgaagaaggagaaaatccAACCCTTCCTATTGGTGTTGATCTTGAGACTGCGCTCAGTGCCGCCGCCAATGGAGGGGGTCAGGCCATCGGAGGAGCAGGTGATTTTGGGGGAGATGGAGGATTCGGCGGCAGCGGAGTAAATGGCTTTGGAGGAGACGGAGGATTCGGCGACATTGGAGCAGGTAGCTTAGAAGGAGATGAAGGATTTGTCGGTAGCGTGGAAAATGGCTTTGGAGGAGACCTAGGATTTGGCGGTAGCGGATCAGGTAGttttggaggagatggaggagtcAGCGGCACAGGAGTCGGAGCGATCAGCGGACTTATTGACCTTCGGAGAGTTAATAGAGGAATCGGCGGCAGAACTGGAGGAATAAGCAACACTGGAGGAGtcgaagaaagtggaagagaggaacTATACTCCGGATCTTAA
- the LOC119587321 gene encoding uncharacterized PE-PGRS family protein PE_PGRS3-like, with product MKLLAITLLITAALAKPQRYSLPSSSKNGFSSGFTSGIEIQGGNGFTSGVVGASSHESSSGAGYTGGSGGPSGACRDGEILHVDGSCVVPKVRRTIYVFTAPEVPRQPVGPPPSVPPPRVEENIVFVRVPEAGPAPDPIILPPPRQEQIVFVLNKNDGGGGQRVIEVTAPPPSDPEVYFVNYEEGENPTLPIGVDLETALSAAANGGGQAIGGAGDFGGDGGFGGSGVNGFGGDGGFGGSGVNGFGGDGGFGGSGVNGFGGDGGFGGSGVGTFVGGDEGFGGSGVGGIGDVGFGESGAGGFGGDIRFGGSGGGGFGGEGRFDDSGISILGDGRFGNQGAVVFSDEGLTSNEVSGFAGTIALRNSGEFRDDGRGGLNFGSLELN from the exons ATGAAACTCTTA GCAATTACACTGCTCATAACTGCAGCTTTAGCGAAACCGCAGAGATACAGTCTCCCATCGTCATCAAAGAATGGATTCTCCTCTGGTTTTACCAGTGGCATCGAAATACAGGGAGGAAACGGTTTCACTAGTGGTGTTGTTGGCGCATCTTCGCATGAATCTTCGTCCGGTGCTGGATATACTGGGGGTTCTGGAGGTCCTTCCGGTGCCTGCCGTGATGGAGAGATCCTGCATGTAGACGGATCTTGCGTTGTTCCTAAAGTAAGAAGAACCATCTATGTATTCACCGCTCCTGAAGTGCCTCGGCAACCAGTTGGTCCGCCACCAAGTGTGCCACCACCGAGAGTGGAAGAAAATATCGTGTTCGTTCGTGTTCCGGAAGCAGGACCAGCACCCGATCCCATCATCCTTCCTCCACCCCGCCAAGAGCAGATCGTGTTCGTCCTGAACAAGAACGATGGAGGAGGAGGCCAACGAGTGATCGAGGTCACTGCTCCTCCACCTTCTGATCCTGAAGTTTACTTCGTCAActacgaagaaggagaaaatccAACCCTTCCTATTGGTGTTGATCTTGAGACTGCGCTCAGTGCCGCCGCCAATGGAGGGGGTCAGGCCATCGGAGGAGCAGGTGATTTTGGGGGAGATGGAGGATTTGGCGGCAGTGGAGTAAATGGctttggaggagatggaggattcGGCGGCAGCGGAGTAAATGGctttggaggagatggaggattcGGCGGCAGCGGAGTAAATGGctttggaggagatggaggattcGGCGGCAGCGGAGTAGGCACCTTTGTTGGAGGAGATGAAGGATTTGGAGGAAGTGGAGTAGGTGGTATTGGAGATGTAGGATTTGGCGAAAGTGGAGCAGGTGGCTTTGGAGGAGATATAAGGTTTGgcggaagtggaggaggtggctttggaggagagggaagatttGATGACAGTGGAATAAGTATCTTAGGGGATGGAAGATTTGGCAATCAGGGAGCAGTTGTTTTTTCTGATGAAGGGCTTACAAGCAATGAAGTAAGTGGCTTCGCAGGAACTATAGCATTACGAAACAGTGGCGAGTTCAGAGATGATGGGAGAGGGGGATTAAATTTTGGTTCTTTAGAGTTAAATTAA